Genomic DNA from Streptomyces sp. GS7:
GCCGGATTCCCGGGGTGACGGGGGCCGGGATGGCGTACCGGCCGACGTCGTGCACGCCCTCCTGCACCAGACGGCCGAACGCGGCGACGGCGTCCGGGCCCGGCAACAGCCCGGCCACCGCCTGGTCGCGGGCGAACAGCACGGTCAGCAGCAGTACGCCCGCCAGCAGTTGCGCGCCGATGGTCAGCGGTCCGGCCAGCGGGACCCGCCGGGCCAGTGCTCCCACGCCGGTCACCAGCGCCAGCAGGGTCGCGGCCTGGAGCATCCAGCTGATCGGATCCACCAGCGGCAGCAGCGTGCACGCGGCGCACAGCGTCGCCACCATCGCGCACAGCGCCAGCCTCGCCCGGCCGCTCATGCTCCTGCCTCACTTCGTCCGGGAGCGCCGTTCACGCCCCACCTCCCGCAGCCGTGTCGGACGGATCCGCTCCGGCCGCGGGCTCCGAACCCGCTCCGGCCCGGTCCGCGGCCTGCCACAGCCCGGCCAGCGAAGCGCCCGGCTCCACCGGCAGCGCCGCCCAGCCCGCCTCGCGCAGCATCCGCAGCCGCTCGGCGACCGGTGTCTGCCCGTGGGAGAACCGGATCCCGCCGGGGTCGCGGGTCCAGGCGTCGCCGTCCAGGACGAACGCGATCGCGGTGCTGCCGTGGCGGCGTATCCGGCCGGCGACCGCCGCCTGTCGCTCGTCCAGGTCGCCGAAGAAGCCGATCAGCAGCCCTTCCGTGCCGCCGCGCAGCGCCTCGTACGCCGCGGCGAGGCCCTCCTCGTCGGAGTGCTCCACGATCGCGAGGCTGTCCAGCAGCAGGCCGGCAGTGTCGGCGGACTCGCTGCCGCCGCTGCCGGCCGGGCCGGGAACCGAGCTGCCGGTGTCCGTCAGCAGCCGCACCGAGAACCCCCGCTCCAGCAGATGCAGCGCGACCGAGGCGGCGCCGGCGACCGCCCATTCGAAGGCCGAGTCGGGCCCGGAGCCCTCGTGGGCGGCGGCCCGGGTGTCGAGCAGGACCGTGCAGCGGGCCTTCTGCGGCTGCTCCTCGCGGCGCACCATCAACTCGCCGTAGCGCGCGGTGGAGCGCCAGTGGACCCGGCGCAGATCGTCGCCGTGCCGGTAGCCGCGGGGGATGACGTCGTCCTCCCCGGCCAGCGCGAGCGAGCGGTGGCCGCCGTCCCCGTACCCGGCGGCCTCGCCG
This window encodes:
- a CDS encoding DUF58 domain-containing protein, with the translated sequence MSAGGSEGTPEPDGLRSALGGLTTRGRSFLAAGLAAAVCSYLLGQADLLRVGLLLAVLPLVCVLVLHRTRYRVSGSRTLSPARVSAAAEARVRLRMENLSRLPTGVLMLQDRVPYVLGPRPRFVLDRVEAGGRREVSYRVRSDLRGRYPLGPLQLRLSDPFGMCELTRSFSTSDTLTVVPRVEPLPAVRLTGEAAGYGDGGHRSLALAGEDDVIPRGYRHGDDLRRVHWRSTARYGELMVRREEQPQKARCTVLLDTRAAAHEGSGPDSAFEWAVAGAASVALHLLERGFSVRLLTDTGSSVPGPAGSGGSESADTAGLLLDSLAIVEHSDEEGLAAAYEALRGGTEGLLIGFFGDLDERQAAVAGRIRRHGSTAIAFVLDGDAWTRDPGGIRFSHGQTPVAERLRMLREAGWAALPVEPGASLAGLWQAADRAGAGSEPAAGADPSDTAAGGGA